In Pseudothermotoga hypogea DSM 11164 = NBRC 106472, the following are encoded in one genomic region:
- a CDS encoding ABC transporter ATP-binding protein, which translates to MSRLVVENLTKIFTLGFFSRKRIEAVKNVSFEVKEGEIVSLVGESGSGKTTTAKMILRLIPPTSGRIIFEGKDIWKDLKDHESIKDFRRKVHAVFQDPFASYNPFYPVERTLWQAINLLEKKPSNKKEALELIKESLVRVGIDPKDVLGKYPHQISGGQKQRIMIARCWILRPFLIVADEPTSMIDASSRGGIIQLLEELRKEQGTSIIFITHDLGLAYYVSDNIFVMKDGEIVERGHPDKVVLEPTHEYSKVLVESIPKLYRKLEGL; encoded by the coding sequence ATGAGCAGACTCGTGGTTGAAAACCTCACCAAGATATTCACCCTGGGGTTCTTCTCAAGAAAACGCATAGAGGCTGTGAAAAACGTTTCTTTCGAAGTCAAAGAAGGAGAAATTGTCTCACTCGTGGGAGAGAGTGGTTCTGGTAAGACAACAACCGCGAAGATGATCTTGAGACTCATTCCTCCGACAAGTGGAAGGATCATCTTCGAAGGCAAAGATATCTGGAAAGACTTGAAAGATCATGAATCGATCAAAGACTTTCGAAGAAAAGTTCACGCGGTCTTTCAAGATCCGTTCGCGAGTTACAATCCCTTCTATCCAGTCGAAAGAACGCTTTGGCAAGCGATTAACCTGTTGGAGAAGAAACCTTCCAACAAGAAAGAAGCGTTGGAACTGATAAAAGAATCGCTCGTCAGAGTGGGGATAGATCCCAAGGATGTTCTGGGAAAGTATCCACACCAGATCTCCGGTGGACAAAAGCAAAGGATCATGATAGCCAGATGTTGGATCTTGAGACCTTTTTTGATAGTCGCGGACGAACCGACCTCCATGATAGATGCCTCGAGCAGAGGAGGGATCATACAACTTCTGGAGGAGCTGAGAAAAGAACAGGGAACCTCCATCATATTCATAACCCACGATCTCGGGCTCGCTTACTACGTGTCTGACAACATCTTCGTGATGAAGGACGGAGAAATAGTGGAAAGGGGTCATCCAGACAAAGTGGTGCTCGAACCAACCCACGAGTATTCGAAGGTTTTGGTGGAGAGCATCCCGAAACTCTACAGGAAATTGGAAGGTCTGTGA
- a CDS encoding NCS2 family permease, translated as MEKLFRLKEQGTTVRREIIAGITTFLTMAYIVFVNPSILINVIPGATPGSSLYTQFFGAFMVATIIGSFIATMIMGLYANYPFALAPGMGLNAYFAFTVCLKMGIDWRVALAAVFVEGIIFIVLTITGARSFVVKAIPASVKLATGAGIGLFIAFIGLKSAGIVVSDPATFVSLGHLSDPNVLVAIIGFFIIAALFAMRIPGAIMIGILASTLIGALPIFGVTKYQGIVGKVPSIAPTFMKMDFNLQALGSATFWMVVFTFFFVDFFDTVGTLTGLAESTGFTKNGEFPRASKAYLADAVGTSVGAMFGTSTVTTYIESSAGIAEGGRTGLTAVTVAVLMLLMLFFSPLAMTVPAAATAPALIFVGVLMMKSLKKIDWDDVTEAIPAFITLLMMPLTYSIANGIALGIVTYPIVKLLSGKGKQIHWFTWILAILFVLYLVLLRE; from the coding sequence ATGGAGAAGCTCTTTCGTTTGAAAGAGCAAGGTACTACTGTTCGTCGCGAGATCATCGCAGGAATCACAACATTTCTCACTATGGCCTACATCGTCTTCGTGAACCCTTCGATCCTCATCAACGTAATACCTGGAGCAACCCCTGGTAGCAGTCTGTACACACAGTTTTTCGGGGCTTTCATGGTCGCCACCATCATTGGTAGCTTCATCGCAACGATGATCATGGGGCTCTACGCGAACTATCCATTTGCACTCGCTCCAGGTATGGGCCTGAACGCTTATTTTGCTTTCACAGTGTGTCTGAAGATGGGCATAGACTGGAGAGTTGCGCTCGCAGCGGTGTTCGTGGAAGGGATAATTTTTATCGTTCTGACGATCACAGGAGCAAGGAGCTTCGTTGTCAAAGCGATACCTGCTTCGGTGAAACTCGCAACCGGTGCAGGCATTGGATTGTTCATCGCGTTCATAGGTTTGAAGAGCGCTGGGATCGTCGTGAGCGATCCTGCAACCTTTGTGAGTCTTGGTCATCTGAGCGACCCGAACGTCTTGGTGGCGATAATAGGTTTCTTCATCATCGCTGCGCTTTTCGCTATGAGAATACCGGGCGCCATTATGATAGGTATCTTAGCGAGCACGCTCATAGGTGCGCTACCGATTTTCGGTGTGACGAAGTATCAGGGAATTGTGGGTAAGGTACCGAGCATTGCACCGACGTTCATGAAAATGGATTTCAACCTTCAGGCGCTCGGGAGCGCCACGTTCTGGATGGTGGTTTTCACGTTCTTCTTTGTAGACTTTTTCGACACGGTGGGAACCTTGACGGGACTGGCCGAATCAACTGGCTTCACAAAAAACGGTGAATTCCCGAGAGCCTCGAAGGCGTACCTTGCAGATGCAGTTGGAACTTCAGTGGGTGCGATGTTCGGAACCTCCACGGTAACCACTTACATAGAGAGTAGTGCTGGAATAGCGGAAGGTGGAAGGACTGGATTAACCGCTGTGACGGTCGCCGTTCTGATGCTGTTGATGCTCTTTTTCTCACCTTTGGCGATGACCGTTCCCGCTGCGGCAACGGCCCCTGCTCTGATATTCGTCGGCGTGCTCATGATGAAGAGTTTGAAGAAGATCGACTGGGACGATGTGACGGAAGCGATTCCTGCGTTCATAACGTTGCTCATGATGCCATTGACCTATTCCATCGCCAACGGTATAGCACTCGGAATCGTTACGTATCCCATCGTCAAGTTGCTTTCGGGAAAAGGTAAGCAGATACACTGGTTCACGTGGATCCTTGCGATTCTGTTCGTTCTGTATTTAGTGCTGTTGAGAGAGTGA
- a CDS encoding carbohydrate binding domain-containing protein, with the protein MKKVLSVLFLLPIIVLAQNVLTNGSFDRPILIANVDIEPPAPDGFIDTRENWIFFPNSGGEGTAYVEDGVLVVEITNGGHHTWSIQIIQSPILVEKYHKYRVSFKAKASSERNVGVKIGGIATRGWPAYNPGTDESGGMVFNLSTDWQTYEFEFVMRQETDPKARFEFQLGRAVGTVWIDDVVMKEVGVVEVSEPGARKRKVKEWKLVWSQEFDEDFVDESVWNFEIGNGHAKGIPGWGNAELQYYTKENAFIENGCLVIEARKETVSDEYGTYDYTSARMTTEGKFEIQYGKIEIRAKLPKGQGIWPALWMLGSNIGEVGWPTCGEIDIMEMLGHDTRTVYGTAHGPGYSGGASIGNAYKLSKDEPDFSDEFHVFHIEWDKDAIEWYVDGKLYHVLTKAKLEALGLKWVFDQPFFLIVNVAVGGYWPGYPDETTQFPQRMYIDYIRVYEDVGPEVYEEVQEIELEQEVPEVTFEKINNPSFDEPIMNDQANRPDEWFIWEAGRYGISGARVSDYGVKNGYAYIIVANSGTDTWHIQFNQWIGLKRGKSYTISFKAKADVPRLINVKILQNHDPWINYFVQTVNLTTEWQTFTYSYTHPKDVDEVVQISFELGLHKPTTIYFDEVTVEPTNR; encoded by the coding sequence ATGAAGAAGGTTCTTTCTGTCTTGTTTCTTTTGCCGATCATCGTGCTCGCTCAGAACGTTCTTACGAACGGTTCATTCGATCGACCAATTCTCATCGCGAACGTCGACATCGAGCCACCGGCTCCGGATGGTTTCATCGACACCAGGGAAAACTGGATCTTCTTCCCCAACAGTGGTGGTGAAGGCACGGCATACGTCGAAGATGGAGTTCTCGTCGTCGAGATCACAAACGGTGGACATCATACCTGGTCGATCCAGATCATTCAATCCCCGATCCTGGTGGAGAAGTATCACAAGTACAGGGTATCTTTCAAGGCAAAGGCCTCGAGTGAAAGAAACGTCGGCGTGAAAATCGGAGGCATCGCGACGAGAGGCTGGCCAGCCTACAATCCCGGCACTGATGAATCAGGAGGAATGGTTTTCAATCTTAGCACAGACTGGCAAACTTACGAATTCGAATTCGTCATGAGGCAAGAGACTGATCCGAAAGCGCGCTTTGAGTTTCAACTTGGAAGAGCCGTTGGAACGGTTTGGATAGACGACGTGGTCATGAAGGAGGTTGGAGTCGTGGAGGTCTCCGAGCCGGGAGCGAGGAAGCGAAAGGTGAAAGAATGGAAGCTTGTTTGGAGTCAAGAGTTCGACGAAGATTTCGTAGACGAGAGTGTGTGGAATTTCGAGATTGGAAACGGACACGCGAAAGGAATTCCCGGCTGGGGGAACGCTGAGCTCCAGTACTACACGAAAGAAAATGCCTTCATCGAAAACGGATGTTTGGTCATAGAAGCCAGAAAGGAAACTGTTTCGGACGAATATGGCACCTACGACTATACGTCCGCGAGGATGACGACGGAGGGAAAGTTCGAGATTCAGTACGGAAAAATCGAAATAAGAGCGAAATTGCCGAAAGGACAAGGTATATGGCCGGCTCTCTGGATGCTCGGAAGCAACATAGGAGAAGTTGGATGGCCAACATGCGGTGAAATCGATATCATGGAAATGCTTGGTCATGACACCAGAACCGTTTATGGAACGGCCCACGGCCCAGGTTACTCGGGTGGAGCTTCCATAGGGAACGCTTACAAATTGTCCAAGGATGAGCCTGACTTTTCAGATGAATTTCACGTGTTCCACATCGAATGGGACAAGGACGCGATCGAGTGGTACGTGGACGGAAAGCTCTATCATGTGCTCACCAAAGCCAAACTCGAAGCGTTGGGACTCAAATGGGTCTTTGATCAACCCTTCTTCCTGATCGTCAACGTGGCGGTTGGAGGTTACTGGCCCGGTTATCCAGACGAAACGACACAGTTCCCGCAGCGCATGTACATCGATTACATAAGAGTTTACGAGGACGTTGGCCCAGAAGTGTACGAAGAAGTGCAAGAAATCGAACTGGAGCAAGAGGTACCTGAAGTCACCTTCGAGAAGATCAACAACCCGAGTTTTGACGAACCCATCATGAACGATCAGGCGAATAGGCCAGACGAATGGTTCATCTGGGAAGCTGGAAGGTACGGAATAAGCGGTGCTCGTGTGAGCGATTACGGAGTGAAGAATGGCTACGCATACATAATCGTTGCAAACTCAGGAACTGACACCTGGCATATCCAGTTCAACCAGTGGATCGGTTTGAAGCGTGGAAAGAGTTACACCATCTCGTTCAAAGCCAAAGCAGATGTTCCAAGATTGATAAACGTCAAGATCCTTCAGAACCACGATCCATGGATAAACTACTTTGTTCAAACTGTGAATCTCACAACTGAATGGCAAACCTTCACATATTCTTACACACATCCAAAAGATGTGGACGAAGTCGTTCAGATAAGCTTCGAGCTCGGTTTGCACAAACCTACGACGATCTATTTCGATGAGGTGACGGTGGAGCCCACGAATCGGTAA
- a CDS encoding beta-glucosidase — MINVDEIVSKLTLEEKVKIVVGVGMPGVFSNPQSRVAGVAGETHSIPRLGLPSAILADGPAGLRINPTRENDEKTYHATAFPIAVMLASTWNLEILEEVGKAMGEEVREYGVDILLAPAMNIHRNPLCGRNFEYYSEDPVLSGEMASAFVKGVQSQGVGACLKHFAANNQETNRMSVDTIVSERALREIYLRGFEIAVKKSKPWSVMSAYNKLNGKYCSQNEWLLTKVLRKQWGFEGFVMTDWFAGDNPVEQLKAGNDLIMPGKVNQVNMFRKDEISEIMEALKEGKLSEETLNECVRNILNVLVNSPSFKAYKYSNEPDLDAHAKIAHKAGIEGAVLLKNENTLPIQKDAKIAIFGTGQIETIKGGTGSGDTHPRYAISVLEGAKEKGLKVDEELANMYEEYIKKMRETEQYKPVQHPWGFLVYPKLLEDFLTEDEVKKFAERNDLAIVVISRISGEGEDRKPIKGDFYLSDDEVKLLQVVSKQFHEVGKKVVVLLNIGGPIEMVSWRDLVDGILLIWQAGQETGRIVADLLTGEANPSGKLPTTFPKDYSDVPSWNFPGEPKEDPERVIYEEDIFVGYRYYDTFGVEPAYEFGYGLSYTKFDYGDLKVSVDSDVLKVSYVIKNVGDMAGKEVSQVYIRAPKGKIDKPFQELKAFHKTQLLNRDEFEEICIEIPLRDLASFDGEEWLLEKGEYEVRVGSSSRDIRLKGTFVLKEEVRFAP; from the coding sequence ATGATAAACGTGGATGAAATCGTTTCGAAGCTCACTTTGGAAGAAAAGGTGAAAATCGTTGTTGGGGTTGGAATGCCGGGTGTGTTCTCCAATCCACAATCGAGAGTCGCTGGAGTGGCGGGCGAAACGCACTCGATACCGCGTTTGGGTCTACCGAGCGCCATCCTGGCAGACGGTCCGGCCGGATTGAGAATTAACCCAACGCGCGAGAACGATGAGAAAACTTATCATGCAACTGCTTTTCCGATCGCGGTGATGCTCGCTTCCACCTGGAACCTCGAGATTTTGGAAGAAGTGGGCAAAGCGATGGGTGAGGAAGTTAGAGAGTACGGTGTCGACATCCTCTTGGCACCTGCGATGAACATACACAGAAACCCGTTGTGCGGAAGAAATTTCGAGTACTATTCGGAAGATCCAGTCCTTTCGGGAGAGATGGCATCCGCTTTCGTGAAGGGTGTACAGTCACAAGGCGTTGGTGCGTGTCTGAAACATTTTGCAGCGAACAACCAAGAAACCAATCGAATGAGCGTGGACACGATCGTCTCTGAAAGAGCCTTGAGAGAGATATACCTCAGAGGCTTTGAAATAGCCGTCAAGAAGTCCAAACCTTGGAGTGTGATGAGCGCCTACAACAAGTTGAACGGAAAGTATTGTTCACAGAACGAGTGGCTCTTGACGAAGGTTTTGAGAAAGCAGTGGGGGTTCGAAGGTTTCGTCATGACTGATTGGTTCGCTGGAGACAACCCCGTCGAACAACTCAAGGCGGGGAACGATCTGATAATGCCCGGTAAGGTGAACCAGGTGAACATGTTCAGAAAAGACGAAATCAGTGAAATCATGGAGGCTCTTAAGGAAGGAAAACTGAGCGAGGAAACTTTGAACGAGTGTGTGAGGAACATTTTGAACGTTCTTGTGAACTCCCCTTCTTTCAAGGCTTATAAGTACTCCAACGAACCGGACCTCGATGCACACGCGAAGATCGCTCACAAAGCGGGTATTGAGGGTGCAGTACTTTTGAAGAACGAAAACACCCTTCCCATTCAGAAAGATGCAAAGATCGCCATCTTCGGAACAGGACAGATAGAAACGATCAAGGGAGGAACGGGAAGTGGAGACACACACCCGAGGTACGCGATCTCCGTCCTCGAAGGTGCGAAAGAGAAAGGATTGAAGGTGGACGAGGAACTCGCGAACATGTACGAAGAGTACATCAAGAAGATGAGAGAAACGGAGCAATACAAACCAGTGCAACATCCTTGGGGATTTTTGGTCTATCCGAAGTTGTTGGAAGATTTCTTGACGGAGGACGAAGTGAAGAAATTCGCTGAAAGGAACGACCTTGCGATCGTAGTGATAAGCAGAATCTCTGGCGAAGGAGAAGACAGAAAACCGATCAAGGGAGATTTCTACCTCTCTGACGATGAAGTCAAACTCCTTCAAGTAGTTTCGAAGCAGTTCCATGAGGTTGGAAAAAAGGTTGTTGTGTTGCTCAACATAGGTGGTCCCATCGAGATGGTGAGCTGGCGAGATCTGGTCGACGGGATCTTGTTGATCTGGCAGGCTGGACAAGAAACTGGTAGGATCGTCGCAGACCTTTTGACGGGTGAAGCGAATCCGTCTGGAAAACTACCCACCACGTTCCCAAAAGATTACTCAGACGTGCCTTCATGGAACTTTCCGGGAGAACCCAAGGAAGATCCCGAAAGAGTGATCTACGAAGAAGACATCTTCGTTGGCTACAGGTATTACGACACCTTCGGTGTTGAACCAGCTTACGAGTTCGGTTACGGTCTTTCCTACACGAAGTTCGACTACGGTGATCTGAAAGTCTCTGTGGACAGCGACGTCTTGAAGGTCTCTTATGTAATCAAGAACGTGGGTGATATGGCTGGAAAAGAGGTATCGCAGGTTTACATCAGAGCGCCGAAGGGAAAGATTGATAAACCTTTCCAGGAACTCAAGGCCTTCCACAAAACGCAACTTTTGAACCGTGACGAGTTTGAAGAGATCTGCATCGAAATACCACTGAGAGACCTTGCGAGTTTCGATGGAGAAGAATGGCTCTTGGAAAAAGGAGAGTACGAAGTCAGAGTGGGCTCTTCCTCGAGGGACATCAGGTTGAAGGGAACGTTCGTTTTGAAAGAGGAAGTGAGGTTTGCACCGTGA
- a CDS encoding thermonuclease family protein, translating into MKRLIVAVFFMIFSAIAFALSLVIVNSFLYDFAFFDDPATSDEAFCSRVVNGDTIVINDGVYVRLIGVNTPETVHPSKPVEQFGKEASEFTRTHLEGKTVYLTYDQNRQDKYGRLLAYVWLPVEFRGETKYVLWNAVLILNGYGNVYTDFAFKEEYMEKFRELECYARKLRLGLWSTSTEPQKAQGSTSTGPQKTQESTPVESQETEDVKTYNVKIVTIQYKGKDEYIVIQNFGTSPVNLAGWKIFSKGGQWYTFPNITLDPGEIISVHSGPEASGALVWTNQYIWNDKGDKATLYDVNGNVVSEYEY; encoded by the coding sequence GTGAAAAGGTTGATTGTAGCGGTGTTTTTCATGATTTTTTCAGCCATCGCTTTTGCTTTGTCTCTCGTAATAGTCAACTCGTTCCTCTATGACTTTGCTTTCTTTGATGATCCTGCAACGAGTGATGAGGCATTTTGCTCACGGGTTGTTAACGGAGACACGATTGTGATAAACGATGGCGTATACGTTCGATTGATCGGTGTGAATACGCCCGAAACGGTACATCCAAGCAAGCCCGTTGAGCAGTTTGGAAAAGAAGCATCGGAGTTTACGAGGACACATCTTGAAGGCAAAACGGTCTATCTGACGTATGACCAGAACAGGCAGGACAAATATGGACGACTCTTAGCGTACGTGTGGCTTCCTGTTGAATTTAGAGGAGAAACAAAATACGTTTTGTGGAACGCCGTCTTGATCCTGAACGGATACGGAAACGTTTACACTGATTTTGCGTTCAAAGAAGAGTACATGGAGAAATTCAGAGAGCTTGAATGCTATGCGAGAAAACTCAGACTTGGACTGTGGAGCACATCCACCGAGCCACAGAAAGCGCAGGGAAGTACATCCACCGGACCACAGAAAACACAAGAGAGTACACCTGTCGAATCGCAGGAGACAGAGGACGTAAAGACGTACAACGTGAAGATTGTCACTATTCAGTACAAAGGCAAGGATGAATACATTGTCATTCAAAACTTTGGAACTTCTCCTGTGAACCTCGCTGGTTGGAAGATCTTCAGCAAGGGCGGACAGTGGTACACGTTCCCAAATATCACGCTTGATCCAGGCGAAATAATATCTGTGCACTCAGGACCAGAGGCAAGTGGAGCCCTCGTATGGACGAACCAATACATCTGGAACGACAAAGGTGATAAAGCTACACTGTACGATGTCAACGGGAACGTGGTGAGTGAGTACGAGTATTAA
- a CDS encoding ABC transporter ATP-binding protein — MIRVEHLRKNFSGKQVLSDVSFFVEPGSILALVGPNGAGKTTTIRCITGVLKPDAGSVTLFGERFEHVTSHTAKQRIAVVPEERVVFRNFSGADYAQLWASLYPKWDDSIFSNFVARYGFDLSQKVESYSIGMKTLFLLGLCISSQADVLILDEPTQHLDPTVRLEVMSLLKEYVDGERSAIVSSHEIFELEEYATHMAIIKEGRIIYTDSIDEAKEKHRIVEKGESIQDGEVVGLVGQNVLVKASSDVGKYPKLSEIVVAYLTGKSERKLALK; from the coding sequence ATGATTCGAGTGGAGCATCTCAGGAAGAATTTCTCTGGCAAACAGGTGCTCAGCGACGTGTCTTTCTTTGTTGAGCCTGGAAGCATCCTTGCGTTGGTTGGTCCCAACGGCGCGGGAAAAACCACAACGATCCGCTGCATCACTGGAGTGTTGAAGCCAGATGCCGGTTCAGTGACCCTTTTCGGCGAGAGGTTCGAACACGTCACATCGCACACCGCAAAACAAAGGATCGCCGTTGTGCCGGAAGAAAGAGTTGTTTTCAGAAACTTCAGTGGGGCAGACTACGCACAGCTGTGGGCGAGCCTGTATCCCAAATGGGACGATTCGATCTTCTCAAATTTCGTGGCTCGTTATGGGTTCGATCTTTCACAGAAGGTCGAATCTTACTCCATAGGCATGAAGACGCTTTTTTTGCTTGGCCTATGCATTTCCAGTCAGGCAGACGTGCTGATCCTCGACGAACCTACGCAACACCTGGATCCCACGGTGAGGCTGGAAGTGATGTCTCTCTTGAAAGAGTACGTGGATGGAGAAAGGTCGGCCATAGTCTCTTCCCACGAGATCTTCGAACTTGAAGAGTACGCAACACATATGGCGATCATCAAAGAGGGAAGGATCATCTACACAGACTCTATAGATGAGGCTAAGGAGAAGCACAGGATCGTCGAAAAGGGAGAAAGCATTCAGGATGGAGAAGTCGTTGGTTTGGTGGGTCAGAACGTGCTCGTGAAGGCAAGCAGCGATGTTGGAAAATATCCCAAGCTCAGCGAGATCGTGGTGGCTTATCTGACAGGCAAATCCGAGCGGAAACTCGCGTTGAAATGA
- a CDS encoding GntR family transcriptional regulator, whose protein sequence is MLRKIDKHSGVPAYLQIVNQIKAEILLGNLKAGQQLPTVRELETIFDVNINTILKALERLKAEGLVVSEQGIGYFVVKELNIDAEVVVAIKQLVSKLKSKQFDLYTTLVLVEEVWRNERV, encoded by the coding sequence ATGTTGCGGAAGATCGACAAACACAGCGGTGTACCTGCATACCTTCAGATAGTCAATCAGATCAAAGCGGAGATCTTGCTCGGCAATTTGAAAGCGGGTCAGCAACTTCCGACGGTTCGAGAGCTCGAGACGATCTTCGACGTGAACATAAATACGATACTCAAAGCCCTCGAAAGGCTGAAAGCGGAAGGCCTCGTTGTGTCGGAGCAAGGCATCGGATACTTCGTGGTGAAAGAACTGAACATCGATGCCGAAGTGGTTGTCGCAATCAAGCAGTTGGTATCGAAGTTGAAATCAAAACAGTTCGATCTGTACACGACTTTAGTCCTCGTTGAGGAGGTGTGGAGGAATGAAAGAGTTTGA
- a CDS encoding TM0026 family membrane protein: MFTRAILTIFAWALVLEIFVLLYYLLKGTRPVEFYVNLGLMIFTVLFLSFFIFRERKRRDEDDKRG; this comes from the coding sequence ATGTTCACGCGCGCCATTTTGACCATCTTCGCCTGGGCGTTGGTGCTGGAGATTTTCGTACTGCTCTACTATCTGTTGAAAGGTACAAGGCCTGTCGAGTTCTACGTGAACCTCGGCTTGATGATCTTCACAGTCTTATTTCTGTCTTTCTTCATTTTTCGGGAACGAAAGAGGAGGGATGAGGATGATAAACGTGGATGA
- a CDS encoding ABC transporter ATP-binding protein, with product MRIENAKAYYKLEKVSVRAVDGVSFEIFEDEVIGVVGESGCGKTTLSNLISMNILKPLTLVEGKVFMKIDGKFEEISSMSREEVKKKLWGKEITIVPQSAMNALMPTIRMAKYVEHLAQSHELNGKELLQKAEKRFEEVGLNPLWLKRYPFELSGGMRQRAVIAIATILNPKLLIADEPTSALDVVNQKVFLKVLMQLKRMGVVRSIIFITHDIATVRQIADRIIVMYAGKIVEISTMEKILQRPLHPYTKGLFNSVLTPEPEVRRRGISVIPGTPPNLINPPSGCRFHPRCPHVMEVCKEREPELREVEEGSKVACFLYSEERT from the coding sequence ATGCGAATAGAAAACGCGAAGGCCTACTATAAATTGGAGAAAGTTTCCGTCAGGGCAGTGGATGGAGTTTCGTTCGAAATATTTGAAGACGAGGTCATCGGTGTGGTGGGTGAATCAGGTTGCGGAAAGACCACGCTTTCGAACCTCATTTCTATGAACATCTTAAAGCCGCTAACTCTGGTCGAAGGCAAAGTGTTCATGAAGATCGACGGAAAATTCGAAGAGATCTCCTCCATGTCGAGGGAGGAAGTGAAGAAAAAACTTTGGGGAAAAGAGATAACCATCGTTCCGCAGAGCGCGATGAACGCTCTGATGCCGACGATAAGGATGGCAAAATACGTTGAACACCTGGCACAGTCGCACGAACTGAATGGGAAAGAACTTTTGCAGAAAGCTGAAAAAAGATTTGAAGAAGTTGGCCTGAACCCACTTTGGTTGAAGAGATACCCATTCGAACTCAGTGGAGGCATGAGACAGAGGGCGGTCATAGCCATAGCGACGATTTTGAACCCAAAGCTTCTGATAGCAGATGAACCGACGTCTGCCCTCGACGTAGTCAACCAAAAGGTGTTCCTCAAAGTCTTGATGCAGTTGAAGAGAATGGGTGTTGTGAGGAGCATCATCTTCATAACGCACGACATCGCCACCGTTCGACAGATCGCCGACAGGATTATCGTCATGTACGCTGGAAAGATCGTTGAGATATCCACCATGGAGAAGATATTGCAAAGACCCCTCCATCCATACACGAAAGGTCTGTTCAATTCGGTGTTGACGCCTGAACCTGAGGTCAGAAGAAGAGGCATCAGCGTGATTCCCGGCACGCCACCCAACTTGATAAATCCACCCAGCGGATGCAGGTTCCATCCCAGATGTCCACATGTGATGGAGGTGTGCAAGGAAAGAGAACCAGAGTTAAGAGAAGTTGAGGAAGGTTCAAAGGTGGCCTGTTTTCTGTATTCGGAGGAGAGAACATGA